The Kroppenstedtia pulmonis genome has a segment encoding these proteins:
- a CDS encoding cysteine desulfurase family protein, with protein MIYMDNGATTRPDPEVVHVMTDVMQSVFGNPSSLHGIGGQAERLLQEAREVVAKTLDIPGKTLIFTSGGTESNNLAIKGVALQYQQRGRHLITSEVEHASVYGVFQQLEKWGWKITYLPVDGQGRVQVEDVKESLTDETVLVSIMHVNNETGTIQPVDQIGQLLKKYPKTLFHVDGIQSFGKVPLSPAKMGIDLLSISGHKFHGPKGVGCLYVREGVSLSPLLVGGGQEMGLRSGTQNVPGITGFAKAALLADSRRVSVSSRLHRFKKEMITQLAEELHGMIVNGDVSEQGGAPHILSVSFPGLKSEVIVHALEQEGVVVSSKSACSSKGEKPSRILTAMGLNPREAVGTIRISMGSDTTEEDRRGCVAGLLKVIPKLQQVMKVDG; from the coding sequence ATGATCTATATGGATAACGGTGCCACAACCCGTCCTGATCCGGAAGTGGTTCATGTGATGACAGATGTGATGCAATCAGTCTTCGGGAACCCTTCTTCTCTGCACGGGATCGGTGGACAAGCCGAACGCCTGTTACAGGAAGCCCGGGAAGTGGTGGCGAAAACACTGGATATACCAGGGAAAACCCTGATTTTTACCTCTGGGGGAACCGAGTCCAACAATTTGGCGATAAAAGGCGTAGCCCTGCAATATCAGCAGCGAGGCCGACACCTAATCACTTCAGAAGTGGAACATGCCTCTGTTTATGGTGTATTTCAACAGCTGGAGAAATGGGGGTGGAAAATCACTTATCTTCCCGTGGATGGTCAGGGACGGGTTCAGGTGGAGGATGTCAAAGAATCCCTTACAGATGAAACCGTTTTGGTTTCCATCATGCATGTTAATAATGAGACGGGGACCATTCAACCTGTTGACCAGATTGGTCAGCTGCTGAAAAAATATCCCAAAACGTTGTTTCATGTGGATGGCATTCAATCTTTCGGGAAAGTACCACTATCCCCTGCCAAGATGGGAATTGATTTGTTATCTATTTCCGGTCACAAATTCCATGGACCCAAAGGAGTCGGTTGCCTTTATGTACGGGAAGGGGTTTCCCTGTCACCTCTTTTGGTCGGTGGCGGGCAGGAGATGGGGCTTCGCTCCGGAACCCAAAATGTACCGGGTATAACCGGGTTTGCTAAAGCGGCATTACTGGCTGACTCCAGACGGGTTAGTGTTTCTTCCAGGTTGCACCGATTTAAGAAAGAGATGATTACACAACTGGCGGAGGAACTGCACGGGATGATCGTAAACGGAGACGTGTCGGAACAGGGAGGTGCTCCTCATATCCTCTCTGTCTCCTTTCCGGGTTTGAAGTCGGAAGTGATTGTACACGCTCTGGAACAAGAAGGGGTCGTGGTGTCCAGCAAGTCCGCCTGTTCCTCCAAAGGTGAAAAACCAAGTCGGATTTTGACTGCGATGGGATTAAATCCCCGTGAGGCTGTAGGAACCATTCGGATCAGTATGGGGAGCGATACGACGGAAGAAGACAGACGGGGATGCGTTGCCGGCTTGTTAAAGGTAATCCCCAA
- a CDS encoding DinB family protein, whose amino-acid sequence MDKQACIQAQQRMILWAESLMTMDPSQWLKPIHPGKWSTGEIVTHLWYWDRFLLEKRLPYIQPGAKLHKSDNTEGINEHASRFARSGVTQEQIIRKFIQGRREIKGILSNIPGEDYRKSFFIGETSLTLSRYLKGLIKHDDHHREQVEQFIKKSIH is encoded by the coding sequence ATGGACAAACAAGCTTGCATCCAAGCTCAACAAAGGATGATTCTTTGGGCAGAATCACTGATGACGATGGACCCTTCTCAGTGGTTAAAACCGATCCATCCCGGAAAATGGTCCACAGGTGAAATTGTGACTCATTTGTGGTATTGGGATCGGTTTTTATTGGAGAAGCGCTTGCCTTATATTCAACCCGGCGCCAAGCTTCACAAATCCGATAACACAGAGGGGATCAATGAACATGCTTCCCGCTTTGCCCGCTCCGGGGTAACCCAGGAACAGATAATCCGTAAGTTTATTCAGGGACGAAGGGAAATAAAGGGGATATTAAGTAATATTCCAGGCGAAGATTACCGGAAATCTTTTTTTATCGGAGAGACCTCCTTAACATTGTCACGTTATTTGAAGGGATTAATCAAGCATGATGATCATCATCGGGAGCAAGTGGAGCAGTTTATCAAAAAGAGCATTCATTAA
- the selD gene encoding selenide, water dikinase SelD, with protein MERDQIRLTQLSAKAGUGCKIGPADLAQVLRHLPLHEKNPEILVGLDEPDDAGVIRISDELALVQTVDFFTPVVDDPYAFGQIAAANSLSDVYAMGAKPITALNLVAFSVNKLDPAILADILHGASDKVKEAGASIIGGHSIDDPEPKFGLSVTGTVHPGHIWRKSGARPGDQLILTKPLGVGIHTTAIKRDKAENHEIQQVTEVMATLNRRAAEVFHRFDIHACTDVTGFGLLGHAYEMSRAGCVGLKIDSHRVPVLPRSEELAETGIVPGGTRANMRWLQDCLHVRESVKESMQTVLCDAVTSGGLLAAVPRDQGESILEQLHLQGITDARIIGDVVEEHPGKIEIL; from the coding sequence ATGGAACGAGACCAGATCCGTTTAACACAGCTCTCCGCCAAAGCCGGCTGAGGATGTAAAATCGGTCCGGCGGACCTGGCGCAGGTTCTGCGTCATTTACCTCTTCATGAAAAAAATCCGGAAATTCTGGTTGGACTGGATGAACCGGATGATGCCGGTGTCATCCGTATCAGTGATGAATTGGCTTTGGTTCAGACTGTGGACTTTTTCACACCGGTAGTGGATGATCCCTATGCTTTCGGTCAGATCGCCGCTGCCAACAGCTTAAGTGATGTGTATGCCATGGGAGCGAAGCCGATCACAGCTCTGAATCTGGTTGCTTTCTCCGTCAACAAATTGGATCCAGCCATTTTGGCTGACATCCTTCACGGTGCTTCGGATAAAGTGAAGGAAGCCGGGGCTTCGATCATCGGAGGTCATTCCATTGATGATCCGGAACCAAAATTCGGACTCTCTGTTACCGGGACCGTGCATCCTGGGCACATCTGGCGGAAAAGCGGCGCCCGCCCTGGTGATCAGTTGATACTGACCAAGCCCCTGGGAGTGGGAATTCATACTACCGCCATTAAACGGGACAAAGCGGAAAATCATGAGATCCAACAGGTGACAGAAGTGATGGCCACCTTAAACCGAAGGGCAGCAGAAGTCTTCCACAGATTTGATATTCACGCCTGTACAGACGTAACGGGTTTTGGATTGCTGGGACATGCCTACGAAATGAGCCGGGCCGGTTGTGTTGGTCTGAAAATCGATTCCCACCGTGTTCCGGTGTTACCGAGATCAGAGGAGCTGGCGGAAACGGGTATCGTACCGGGAGGAACCCGAGCCAACATGCGTTGGTTGCAGGATTGTTTACATGTTCGGGAGAGTGTGAAGGAAAGCATGCAGACTGTTCTGTGTGATGCAGTTACCTCTGGAGGCCTGCTGGCAGCGGTACCCCGTGATCAGGGGGAATCCATCTTGGAACAACTCCACCTGCAAGGTATAACAGATGCCCGGATCATCGGCGATGTTGTAGAGGAACATCCCGGCAAGATAGAAATCCTGTAA
- a CDS encoding LysR family transcriptional regulator, producing MEWQQLEYFRTVAQIQHVTQAAKKLSISQPALSRAIARLEEELGVPLFDRQGRSVQLNAYGKIFLDRVQQALVQIEEGKKEIRDRIDPDQGVISLAFLHTFGTNFIPEILGEYRRINPYVRFQLTQNSFSYLLQQLESGEVDLCMISPKVDKKGIRWESLMTEELYLVVPQGHRLSDRDQVSLEEVAGDSFISLKEGFGLRTITDQLCEQAGFLPDITFEGEEVTTIAGLVSAGLGVSVMPVVKGIDFENTVLIPVSTPICRREIGMAWMENRYMSPVVHRFKEFVLDFFRN from the coding sequence ATGGAGTGGCAACAACTGGAGTATTTTCGTACGGTGGCTCAAATCCAGCATGTTACTCAGGCGGCAAAAAAACTGTCCATTTCCCAACCGGCCCTCAGCCGTGCCATTGCCCGCCTGGAGGAGGAGCTGGGTGTTCCCTTGTTTGACAGACAGGGACGGTCGGTACAATTAAATGCTTATGGAAAGATATTTCTGGATCGCGTTCAACAGGCATTGGTACAAATCGAAGAAGGAAAAAAAGAGATCCGGGATCGGATCGATCCGGATCAGGGTGTCATATCCCTGGCTTTTCTCCATACTTTCGGTACCAACTTCATTCCGGAGATTTTGGGTGAGTATCGTCGAATCAATCCTTACGTCCGTTTTCAACTGACTCAAAATTCCTTCTCGTATTTGTTGCAGCAATTGGAGTCCGGAGAGGTGGATCTGTGTATGATCTCTCCGAAAGTGGACAAAAAAGGGATCCGATGGGAGTCTTTAATGACAGAAGAGTTGTATTTGGTTGTGCCTCAAGGACATCGCTTATCAGACAGAGATCAGGTGAGCCTGGAGGAGGTGGCCGGGGATTCTTTTATCAGTTTGAAAGAGGGATTCGGCTTACGGACGATAACAGATCAACTTTGTGAACAGGCCGGTTTTCTCCCTGACATCACCTTTGAAGGGGAAGAGGTTACCACCATTGCCGGTTTGGTTTCCGCGGGATTAGGCGTGTCCGTGATGCCGGTGGTAAAAGGAATCGATTTTGAAAATACGGTGCTGATACCGGTAAGTACACCCATTTGCCGACGGGAAATCGGAATGGCGTGGATGGAGAATCGGTATATGTCTCCGGTTGTCCATCGGTTTAAAGAGTTTGTTCTTGATTTTTTCAGAAATTAA
- a CDS encoding MFS transporter encodes MSYLQPGNPSFRKANTALFIGGFISFAILYSTQPLLPVFSEVFHVPPASASLSLSLSTALLAISMLITAPLSDRWGRKKVMSFSLFASAVVAFLTAFSPDFLSLLFLRSLQGIVLAGLPAIAMTYVGEEFHPDNLGTAMGLYVSGTSIGGMSGRVVTGMITDYFSWSAAFVCIGIISLIASLWFWHSLPESRHFHPCNLSLKSSIHALLDSLKSPVLITLFGIGFLLMGGFVTMFNYIGYLLVEPPYRLSQTAIGWIFVTYLTGTFSSAWMGKLADRIGRPPVLITGLILMGCGCFITLTGSVWSKVIGVALFTFGFFGSHSVTSGWVGKSSGSVRAQATTLYLLFYYIGSSLLGSVGGLVWTHFRWGGVIGLITSSIILALLGAAFLAIYEKHPALIKKRITGEKSSE; translated from the coding sequence TTGTCTTATTTACAACCTGGCAACCCATCATTTCGGAAAGCCAATACTGCCCTTTTTATCGGAGGGTTTATCAGCTTTGCCATCTTGTACAGTACACAGCCTTTACTGCCTGTTTTTTCTGAAGTTTTCCATGTCCCTCCTGCATCCGCCAGTCTCTCTCTGTCCCTATCCACTGCTTTATTGGCCATCTCCATGTTGATTACCGCTCCGTTATCTGACCGATGGGGGCGAAAAAAGGTGATGAGTTTTTCTCTATTTGCTTCAGCTGTTGTCGCTTTTCTGACTGCATTCAGCCCTGATTTTCTTTCGTTGCTCTTCCTTCGGAGCCTCCAAGGAATCGTATTGGCGGGACTTCCTGCCATTGCCATGACCTACGTGGGGGAAGAGTTTCACCCTGATAACCTGGGAACGGCAATGGGGTTGTATGTAAGTGGTACCTCCATCGGGGGAATGAGCGGACGGGTTGTCACCGGTATGATTACAGATTACTTTTCTTGGTCTGCCGCTTTTGTCTGCATCGGGATCATCAGTTTGATCGCCAGTCTCTGGTTTTGGCATTCCCTTCCGGAATCCAGGCATTTTCATCCTTGCAATCTGTCTTTGAAATCTTCGATCCACGCTTTGTTGGATTCCTTGAAAAGTCCGGTTCTCATTACTTTGTTCGGAATCGGCTTCCTGTTGATGGGCGGTTTCGTCACAATGTTCAATTACATCGGTTACTTATTGGTCGAACCTCCATACCGATTGAGCCAAACGGCCATCGGATGGATTTTTGTCACCTACCTGACTGGCACATTCAGTTCTGCATGGATGGGGAAACTGGCCGATCGAATCGGAAGGCCACCTGTATTGATTACGGGTTTGATCCTGATGGGATGTGGTTGCTTCATCACGTTGACCGGATCAGTATGGAGTAAGGTGATCGGCGTTGCTCTCTTCACCTTTGGCTTTTTTGGGAGTCACTCTGTTACCAGTGGCTGGGTGGGAAAGAGTTCCGGTTCGGTTCGGGCACAAGCGACTACTTTGTACCTATTGTTTTACTATATCGGATCCAGCCTGCTCGGATCAGTTGGCGGATTGGTTTGGACTCACTTCCGTTGGGGAGGAGTTATTGGGCTGATTACCAGTTCCATCATTTTAGCTCTCCTGGGAGCCGCTTTCTTGGCCATCTATGAGAAACATCCCGCCTTGATCAAAAAGCGGATCACAGGAGAAAAATCTTCGGAATAG
- a CDS encoding ABC transporter ATP-binding protein, whose protein sequence is METTTKREDSSNLNLRKPQLNQVGNWRGFLELIRKAHPSKWIVFFAVLLSMLETGAGLIVPIFTMQMVDGFTAATADYKMIFLMVVAFLIQGLASGASYYMMIYVGQQIVASLMKRLWKRILYLPVSFFDRNTSGEIMSRITQDTNMITGLITRDLIPFFSGMISILGAAVILLYLDWQMTLLLFLAIPVFLVVMLPIGRKMHTISKARQDQMAGFTSELTRVLTEIRLVKSNNAEPKEWERGKGNIYGLFRLGLREGKIQAMLSPLVTLLMMVMMVTIIGYGGARVAQGSLSAGELVAIMIYLFQIIIPASQFATFFTQLQKAMGATERVQHILGNEEEDQGVKREIQSKGPIVQDIRFRDLDFGYNDQELILHQVNLVIPIGKVTAIVGPSGAGKTTLFSLLERFYLPSQGDIQVGDVSISEIPLNVWRRQLGYVSQESPVISGTIRDNIIYGVEEDVTEEEIYKAAEMAYAAPFIKELPHGYDTDVGERGVKLSGGQRQRIAIARALLRNPKILLLDEATSSLDSTSEYYVQKALGNLMQGRTSLVIAHRLSTVIHADQIVVLEKGKVTGTGTHDFLYREHNLYRRLADQQFASSVTL, encoded by the coding sequence TTGGAAACAACGACTAAACGGGAAGACAGCAGTAACTTAAATCTTCGTAAGCCGCAGTTGAATCAGGTGGGGAATTGGAGGGGCTTTCTGGAATTGATCAGGAAGGCCCATCCTTCGAAATGGATTGTTTTTTTTGCTGTTTTGCTTAGTATGCTGGAGACGGGAGCAGGCTTGATCGTCCCGATATTTACGATGCAAATGGTGGATGGATTTACGGCTGCCACTGCGGACTATAAGATGATCTTTCTGATGGTGGTGGCTTTTTTGATACAAGGTCTGGCTTCCGGTGCTTCCTACTATATGATGATCTATGTGGGTCAACAAATCGTGGCTTCCCTGATGAAACGGTTGTGGAAGCGGATTTTGTATTTGCCTGTCTCTTTTTTTGATCGGAACACATCAGGTGAGATCATGAGCCGGATTACCCAAGATACCAATATGATTACAGGATTGATAACACGGGATTTGATCCCTTTTTTTTCAGGGATGATATCCATATTGGGAGCGGCGGTTATTCTTCTTTATTTGGATTGGCAGATGACGCTGCTTTTGTTTCTCGCTATTCCCGTCTTTCTTGTCGTCATGTTGCCGATCGGTCGAAAAATGCATACCATTTCCAAGGCTAGACAAGATCAGATGGCTGGTTTTACATCGGAGTTAACCAGGGTTTTAACGGAGATTCGGTTGGTAAAGTCCAATAACGCCGAACCGAAGGAATGGGAGAGAGGGAAGGGGAATATTTACGGATTGTTTCGGCTTGGATTGAGAGAAGGAAAGATTCAGGCGATGCTGAGTCCCTTGGTTACCTTACTGATGATGGTCATGATGGTAACGATTATCGGTTATGGTGGTGCTCGTGTGGCCCAGGGGAGTTTGTCCGCCGGTGAATTGGTGGCGATTATGATTTATTTGTTTCAAATTATCATCCCTGCCAGCCAATTCGCCACTTTTTTCACACAGTTGCAAAAAGCGATGGGAGCCACGGAAAGAGTGCAACATATTTTGGGAAATGAAGAGGAAGATCAGGGAGTAAAGAGGGAGATCCAGTCGAAAGGGCCCATTGTCCAGGATATTCGCTTTCGGGACTTGGATTTTGGGTACAACGATCAAGAGCTGATCCTGCACCAAGTCAACCTTGTCATTCCCATAGGTAAGGTTACGGCTATTGTGGGGCCCAGCGGTGCCGGCAAAACGACTCTATTCTCACTCCTGGAGCGATTCTATCTCCCGTCCCAAGGTGATATTCAAGTGGGCGATGTGTCCATATCGGAGATCCCGCTGAATGTGTGGCGGAGACAATTAGGTTATGTATCCCAGGAAAGCCCTGTTATTTCCGGTACGATTCGTGACAATATTATTTACGGAGTTGAGGAGGACGTAACAGAGGAAGAGATTTACAAAGCAGCGGAAATGGCTTATGCCGCCCCGTTCATCAAGGAATTGCCCCATGGTTACGATACCGACGTGGGAGAACGGGGAGTGAAGTTGTCAGGGGGACAACGACAACGGATTGCCATCGCCCGGGCATTGCTTCGCAATCCCAAAATTTTGTTATTGGACGAAGCTACCTCCAGCCTGGACAGTACCTCAGAGTATTACGTACAAAAGGCCCTGGGGAACTTGATGCAAGGAAGAACATCCTTGGTGATTGCTCATCGTTTATCCACCGTTATTCATGCTGATCAGATTGTGGTGTTGGAAAAAGGAAAGGTGACCGGTACCGGAACCCATGACTTCTTATATAGAGAACACAACTTGTATCGTAGGTTGGCAGACCAACAATTTGCCAGTTCCGTTACGTTGTAA
- a CDS encoding spore gernimation protein, translating into MATFNNIFVLKIDSGASGSGSLNFGNGVSIGSEYTYKAVGGASFIGDHNGNRQLDINKSFDPDIFDQVR; encoded by the coding sequence TTGGCAACCTTCAACAATATCTTTGTATTAAAAATCGACAGCGGCGCTTCCGGTTCAGGCAGTCTCAACTTTGGCAACGGTGTTAGTATTGGCTCCGAGTATACCTATAAGGCAGTGGGTGGAGCCAGCTTTATCGGGGATCATAATGGCAACCGTCAATTGGATATAAACAAATCCTTTGACCCTGATATTTTCGATCAAGTGCGGTAA
- a CDS encoding DUF6359 domain-containing protein, with protein MKVRWKPSMMVLLGFCLVWISGMFSVAFAEEVSSVIRVEEAIADNHGSHVVEGYIVGTSSQTSYLGSGHFQSPFSVETNLLLADDPRERDISRLLPVQLPQGDLRKELNLKDHPENLGKKIQIKGDLASYFSVPGLKNPSAYQWGKEKGEGVSIAEARKRSGETLTTTGVVNVDNGRLQPGKLSVYIQDQGAGIQVFSHDPDRFPELHQGDRIQVTGQVGEYNQVTQIQVDSLEVMEKNQRVTAEPVSLADYENPVKAESLEGRLVTVKGYLPQVPQYSSGGANLMLMDETFHAVYLRVWESTGVDLGKIEPGQWFNVTGISSQYRDNYQILPRSQEDIQVSDEQKESPIGGENEIEGVVERVVDGDTIRLKNPILGANNVRFLNVDTPETNHKVVDERDQSQMDHGKRATAYLQTLISPGDTVILRLGEEPLDGYGRLLAQVIRKSDGLNTNLEMVRKGYAVTYFIWPFPDQDVVAYSQALKEAKSNKKGIWNPEDRLLELPFVFRARQRGEELFRPVGNFETKEYVEPAKWQEIPDESRVFFQTEKDAEKAGYHPRSGAGLEKRVRFVTGNNRTAFFHVAMN; from the coding sequence ATGAAGGTTCGATGGAAGCCATCGATGATGGTGTTGCTTGGCTTTTGCTTGGTATGGATAAGTGGGATGTTTTCTGTCGCCTTTGCCGAAGAAGTGAGCAGCGTGATCCGTGTCGAGGAAGCCATTGCTGATAATCACGGTTCCCATGTGGTAGAGGGTTATATTGTTGGAACTTCCTCGCAAACCAGCTATTTGGGAAGTGGTCACTTTCAGTCTCCTTTTTCTGTTGAGACAAATCTGTTGCTGGCAGATGATCCAAGAGAAAGGGACATCAGTCGTTTGTTGCCGGTTCAATTGCCTCAGGGTGATCTGCGGAAGGAACTGAACCTAAAGGATCACCCGGAAAATCTGGGGAAAAAGATACAAATCAAAGGGGATCTGGCCTCTTATTTCTCCGTTCCCGGACTGAAAAATCCCTCTGCGTACCAATGGGGAAAGGAAAAAGGGGAAGGGGTTTCCATTGCGGAAGCACGAAAACGATCCGGAGAGACATTGACCACAACAGGTGTTGTCAATGTGGATAACGGCCGCCTGCAACCTGGTAAATTATCTGTATATATACAGGACCAAGGGGCGGGTATTCAGGTGTTCAGCCATGATCCGGATCGTTTTCCCGAATTGCACCAAGGAGACCGGATTCAAGTGACCGGTCAGGTAGGAGAGTATAACCAAGTGACTCAGATTCAGGTTGATTCTCTGGAAGTGATGGAGAAAAACCAAAGGGTTACAGCTGAGCCGGTATCCCTGGCAGATTATGAAAACCCAGTAAAGGCAGAGTCTCTGGAAGGACGATTGGTAACCGTGAAGGGGTACTTGCCCCAGGTACCCCAATATTCCAGTGGTGGGGCAAATCTGATGTTGATGGATGAAACCTTTCACGCCGTTTATCTTCGGGTGTGGGAAAGCACTGGCGTCGATCTTGGCAAGATAGAACCCGGGCAGTGGTTTAATGTCACTGGTATTTCCAGCCAATATCGGGATAACTATCAAATTTTACCCCGCAGTCAAGAAGATATCCAGGTTTCAGATGAACAAAAAGAAAGTCCCATTGGCGGGGAAAACGAAATAGAGGGAGTCGTGGAAAGGGTTGTGGACGGAGATACAATCCGGCTGAAAAACCCGATTCTGGGAGCAAATAATGTCCGATTCCTCAATGTGGATACCCCGGAAACCAATCACAAGGTGGTGGATGAGCGGGATCAAAGTCAGATGGATCACGGCAAGCGGGCAACGGCATATCTACAGACTCTGATATCTCCCGGTGATACCGTCATCCTGCGATTGGGGGAGGAACCCTTGGATGGATATGGTCGTTTACTGGCCCAGGTGATTCGTAAATCTGACGGTTTAAATACCAACCTGGAGATGGTGAGGAAGGGATATGCCGTCACCTACTTTATCTGGCCTTTTCCTGATCAAGATGTAGTAGCCTACTCACAAGCATTAAAAGAAGCCAAGTCGAACAAAAAAGGAATCTGGAATCCTGAGGATCGGCTATTGGAGTTACCCTTTGTTTTCCGGGCCAGACAACGGGGAGAAGAATTGTTTCGTCCAGTGGGGAATTTTGAGACAAAGGAATATGTAGAACCGGCAAAGTGGCAAGAGATTCCAGATGAAAGTCGGGTATTTTTCCAAACAGAAAAGGATGCTGAAAAGGCAGGTTATCACCCTCGTAGCGGGGCAGGGTTGGAGAAAAGGGTTCGTTTTGTGACAGGAAATAACAGAACGGCATTTTTCCATGTTGCGATGAATTGA
- the selA gene encoding L-seryl-tRNA(Sec) selenium transferase, with the protein MLTEKQRHALRRLPAVHRFMNHPDLLPLHQEIPSEYISQSIADVLTMRRREILEDPDPEETDESRLVKQIIQTVKVLTNPHLKPVVNGTGIVLHTNLGRAVLSSSATEAISRVADSPSNLEYSLETGHRGSRHDHVEALLCRLTGAEDALVVNNNAAAVFLVLRTLANNREVIVSRGQLVEIGGSFRVSEIMRESGAHLVEVGTTNKTKIADYQKVIGEKTGLLMKVHTSNFKLVGFTEEVSREEMAKLAGKHKIPFYEDLGSGVLYDLKQHGIGKEPTVWECINAGVDLVSFSGDKLLGGPQAGILVGHRKWIEELKHHQLARSLRVDKFTLAALEATLRHYLQPAEALREIPTLRQILKQPKDLEHSAHVLKQQLEKTSKGQLHLEIHPSLSEVGGGSLPGVELPSVCLVIRPQTLSVSLLERRLRKASIPIIGRVSRDCFHLDLRTVEEKQFSDIINSFQEVLTNLPEV; encoded by the coding sequence TTGCTTACGGAAAAACAACGTCACGCCCTTCGCCGTTTACCTGCGGTTCATCGTTTCATGAACCATCCGGACTTACTCCCGTTACATCAGGAAATCCCCTCTGAATACATCTCTCAATCCATAGCAGATGTCCTGACTATGCGCCGGAGAGAGATCCTGGAGGACCCTGATCCGGAAGAAACCGATGAGTCCCGCTTAGTAAAGCAAATCATCCAAACTGTCAAGGTTTTAACCAATCCCCACTTGAAGCCGGTGGTCAATGGAACAGGAATTGTCCTGCATACCAATCTGGGTCGTGCTGTATTAAGCTCATCAGCTACAGAGGCGATCTCCCGGGTTGCAGACTCTCCCAGTAATTTGGAGTATTCCCTGGAAACAGGTCACCGCGGCTCCCGCCATGATCATGTAGAGGCCCTTTTATGCCGACTGACTGGAGCAGAGGATGCCCTGGTGGTCAACAATAATGCAGCGGCAGTCTTCCTTGTTTTGCGGACATTGGCCAACAACCGGGAAGTAATCGTCTCCAGGGGCCAACTTGTGGAGATCGGCGGCTCGTTTCGGGTGTCGGAAATTATGAGGGAAAGTGGCGCCCACCTGGTGGAAGTAGGCACCACCAATAAAACGAAGATCGCTGATTATCAGAAAGTGATTGGCGAGAAAACCGGTTTACTCATGAAAGTTCATACGAGTAATTTTAAACTGGTTGGTTTCACTGAAGAAGTTTCCCGGGAAGAGATGGCCAAACTGGCTGGTAAGCACAAGATTCCTTTTTACGAAGATCTGGGAAGCGGTGTCCTCTATGATTTGAAACAGCACGGAATCGGAAAAGAACCCACCGTTTGGGAATGTATAAATGCTGGAGTCGATCTGGTCAGTTTTAGTGGAGATAAATTGCTGGGCGGCCCCCAGGCAGGGATCCTTGTGGGTCACCGGAAATGGATCGAAGAACTGAAACACCACCAATTGGCCCGAAGCCTTCGAGTGGACAAGTTCACCCTCGCTGCCCTGGAAGCCACTTTACGCCATTACCTTCAACCGGCAGAAGCCCTTCGGGAGATCCCCACTCTGCGGCAAATCCTGAAGCAACCAAAAGATCTGGAACACTCTGCCCATGTGTTGAAACAACAGTTGGAAAAAACATCAAAGGGACAACTTCATCTGGAGATTCACCCTTCTCTTTCAGAAGTAGGGGGCGGTTCTCTGCCTGGTGTGGAACTTCCTTCTGTCTGTTTGGTTATCCGTCCCCAAACCCTTTCGGTTTCCCTTCTGGAAAGGCGGTTACGTAAGGCTTCAATCCCAATCATCGGCCGAGTTTCACGGGATTGTTTTCATCTCGACCTGCGTACTGTGGAAGAAAAACAGTTCTCGGACATCATCAACAGTTTTCAGGAAGTCTTGACGAACCTGCCTGAAGTTTAA